Below is a window of Nicotiana tabacum cultivar K326 chromosome 19, ASM71507v2, whole genome shotgun sequence DNA.
acttggagaactttagGTGTATCGCCATCCTTATGGCAGGTTTTAGATCTTCGTCCCCACAAGTGTGATTCTGATGCTGCTGTTGCTCTTGCTCCTAGGTGTAGGAATCTTCAGAAACTTAGATTTCGTGGCGCTGAATCTGCGGATGCGATTATACAGCTTCAGGCTAAGAGTTTGTGTGAGATTAGTGGCGATTACTGCCGCAAGATCACAGATGCTACATTGTCTGTAATTGCTGCTCGACACGAGTCACTTGAAAGTTTGCAACTTGGCCCTGATTTTTGTGAAAGGATTAGCAGTGATGCAATAAAAGCAATAGCCATTTGCTGTCCCCAACTCAGGAGACTTAGACTTTCTGGAATTCGTGAAGTTGATGGAGATGCCATCAATGCATTGGCTAGGCATTGTCGGAATCTAATGGACATTGGTCTCATTGATTGTCTCAATGTTGATGAGTTGGCATTAGGAAATGTTTTGTCTCTTCGCTTCCTGTCGGTGGCCGGCACAACTAATATGAAATGGAGTTTGGCTTTACAGAATTGGAGTAAACTGCCTAACCTGATGGGCTTAGATGTTTCCAGAACAGATATAATTCCTAATGCCGTTTTAAGATTGTTTTCATCCTCACCATGCTTGAAGATCTTGTGTGCCTTATATTGCCCAGCCCTCGAACAAGATGCCAACTTTGTTTCCAATAACAATCATAAAGGTAAACTACTACTTTCTTTTTTCACTGACATTTTTAAAGAAGTAGCATCACTATTTGCCGATACTACAAATAAAGAGAGGAATGTATTTATGGAGTGGAGAAATTTAAAGACGAAGGATAGAAAAATGGATGATGTAATGAATTGGCTGGAATGGATCCTTTCCCATTCACTTCTGCGAATTGCTGAAAGCAATCCACAAGGGTTGGACAATTTTTGGCTTAGCCAGGGTGCATATCTGTTACTTAGTTTAATGCGGAGCGCTCAAGAGGAAGTTCAAGAAAGGGCAGCCACTGGCCTGGCAACTTTTGttgtcattgatgatgaaaatgctAGTATTCACAGTGGAAGGGCTGAAGCAGTTATGCGAGATGGAGGCATAGGTCTCCTGCTAAACCTTGCAAGATCTTGGCGAGAAGGACTTCAGACAGAAGCTGCAAAGGTGAAACTTCTTTCTAATGCTTTGGTTAAAAGAACTTCTTACTGTTTAGTTTGATTTTGTATAACTTTTTATGGTAGGTGTTCATGAATTGTATTTGCTAGATCATATTTGTGCTGCTCTATTACATTTCAGTTGTCTTTCAAGAGCATCCATTAGCTTGCTTTTATCCCTCTGACACTACTTGATGAATGGCCCAAAAATGTGCTAAAGTTATTTTGCTCTCATGGTGAAAATTGATCTGTATGCATCTCTATTCTATGTGTAGGCTATAGCAAATTTATCTGTGAACGCCAATGTTGCAAAAGCTGTAGCAGAGGAAGGTGGGATAAGCATCCTAGCAAATTTAGCAAGGTCTATGAATAGGTTGGTTGCAGAAGAGGCCGCTGGAGGGCTGTGGAATCTGTCAGTTGGGGAAGAGCATAAGGTTGTCAAATTTGTAGTTGCTTTTCTTGTTTTTCGGCAATTTGCTTCCTGCTAAACAAAGTTCAAATGCAGGCCGCCATTGCTGAAGCTGGTGGTGTAAAAGCTCTGGTAGATCTTATCTTCAAGTGGTCTGTCACTGGTGGTGAGGGAGTTCTGGTACGTGCCTTTAGCATATGCATATGCAAGTAAAACTCATGCCTTGCATTCTTACTTGCAATTTATGCCATAAAAATGAATATTATCAGCTCATGTTGCTGTAAGTAACTTGCTTATTTTTTGCCACCTCTTAGGAACGTGCTGCTGGTGCATTAGCAAATTTGGCGGCAGATGACAAATGTAGCATGGAAGTAGCGACCGTAGGTGGTGTACATGCTTTAGTAAAGCTTGCTCAGAACTGCAAGTCTGAAGGAGTTCAAGAGCAGGTTCAATTCTTTCAGCTTTTGAAGTCAGCAACTTTTGTCTGACTCTTCAGGATAACAAGCAGACAGTTTCtaggttttctttttcaacataTCACTTTGTATTTAGGGTCTGAGCATCCAATGGAAATTGTTGAATGCAAGAGTAAATCTGAACAAGCTTTTATATGCATCAAACGCCTGTGCTTTACCAAAGGGCATCCTTTTAAGTTGATAGGTCACTAGCGAACCTGTGTGCACTTCTGAGGCTAGAACATCATTTTCTTGGTTGTTTTGTTTGCAATAGGACCTCGCGGGAGGTGGCttgtacatgcatgtaccatATACAGATCCACTGCATAGGATACACCTGAGCACAATGGAATATGAATTCCCTCCTACTTCTTGTTAATTCTAAAAGTTATCTGTGATATTGTGCTGTCCTCTTGGCCCTTCTTTTTCTTAATATGCAAGTGATTACATGCAACATCTGCCAGTTGGGACTTGTATGATCTAACACCACAGACAGATGAGTTTCTGAAATTGTGGTGTCTAGTGTTGTTGGGCTGTTTTGGCTATCAATTTGTGGATCATTTGGTGAAGAGTATGTTCGTATATCTGATGCTGTCAGTTTTATGATAATATCTATTTTATTTCTCCAGGCTGCCCGTGCACTCGCAAATCTTGCTGCTCATGGTGATAGCAACAGTAACAATGCAGCAGTGGGACAAGAGGCAGGGGCTCTTGAAGCACTTGTGCAGCTTACTCGTTCTCCTCATGATGGAGTCAGGTAATTTGTCTTCCCTAATTTAACTTGTGTATTGTTTACATGAagtgaaatatttttatattttctcgCCTCTTGCATGTAACTATTGATTCAGCAAAGGTCCTTCTAGGATGGAGAGAGAAATTCTCCCTTCTCTCTAGACTACTTGAGACATAGAAACAAGCAAGACATTGATTCTCTGGCAACTTTTCCAGGCAATTTCTGGTGCTGCCCAATTTTATCAAGCTCTAATGGAAATAGTAGCTAAATTATTCAGAAACACAAGCTTAGTATAAGAgaaatgaaatataataaaaatctATCATCTACGTGACAAATATTTTTTATCTACATGACAATTTTGGAAAAGAAATCTTATTCTTTAATCGGACAGAAACCTTTCTAAATAAAGGAAATGGTAGACAATTCATAAACATGGTATGGGCTTGTGGGAAGTCAAGGAGGAACAAAGTCAAGCTGAATAGGGGACCTCAAAGATCATGGACAAAGGAACATACCATGCAAAGGAGATCACACAGATGCCAAAAAAGTAAGGTACCAAATTGCGGTAATCTAAGAGTGGCCaattgaaaatattaaaattagtgATTGATAAAAAATCGAGGGAGGAAATCAAATTGTGGATAAGGAAAGCTCAGTACAGTGTTTTGGATTAGCGTGCGGCGACAAATAGCAACGAGGGCCCGCTTCACTGAGGCGAGAGGCGCGCAGCGAAGCGCTCGCCTTTTTGATGTGAAGCGacaatttatacaaaaacataaaatattatatacatataactaaaaactcaataacaataatatattaataaatatatcatTCAAAAATTAAAGACTCAATAAATAGTCATAGACTCATAGTAGATTCATAAACTAAAGCCTAATAGTCTAAAACACAAGCAACATCTATTCTTCTTCaagattttcaaattctacaacttCATGAATGTTAGCATTATATTggtcatcatcttcttcatcctcgaAGTCTTCATCAATTAGGGACCGGCTTGAACTTGCTACTCCCTTTCCCTTGTAACTTCGCTATTTTGGTCTGTTGCGTTGCGAGGAAGAAAAGGCGAGCTCCTCTGCCTATGTAGCGAGAGGCGCTGCGAGGCGTCGCTTTTTGAATAAAACGGAAGAAAAGGCAACATTAATATTAAAACACAAAATTAGGGCTTGGGTTTCACGTTTCTCCTTCAGCGACGAGCAGCGACCTTCTTATTCTCCTTCAGCGACCTtcgatcttcttcttcttcttcttccatcaTCAGCCATCATCACCAGGTatgttactttcttttcttttcttcttcttctccttttttcttgtactttcttcttctatttcagcagcgacttcttcttcttttttctttcttcaatcaTTTAATGATCagctcttttttctttctttcttcatttttcttcttctttctttgctgATTTCCAGAGGCAGTAGCCTTTTTTTTTTGGCTCtgtttttcttcatctttctttgctgttagtttcttcatttttcttcttctttctttgccgTTTTTTCCAGAGGCAGTAGCCTTTTTGTTTTGctctgtttttcttctttctttgctgtTTTTCCAAAGGCAGTAGCcttttttttgtttgctctgTTTTGTTTGCTCTGTTTTTTTCAATTATAGAATTATAGTCTTATACTTATAGAGTAGAATTAATTGCGTATTGACTTGATAATTTTTTTTCTATTGAGTCTTTAATTTTTGAatgatatatttattaatatattattgttattgattttttagttatatgtatataatattttatgtttttgtataAATTATCGCTTCACATCAAAAAGGTGAGCGCATCGCTGCGCACCTCTCGCCTCAGTGAAGCGGGCCCTCGTCGCTATTTGTCGCCGCACGCTATCCAAAACACTGCAGTCCCTCTAAGACCATAGATATTCTCCTCAACTCCAGCCGCCATAGAAACAGTACCCCAATCAAGATCATCTCCTTCATACACTTGTTCATCTTCATGATTTTGGGACGCTCCAGTTAACCATTCATTTGCCTCGTCAATGTTGTCCAACAAAATTGGATGAATGGTATCGCGAGCTTAATAACGTCGCCTCAATGTTCTATTGTATTTAATATACACTAGATCATTGAGACGCGATAACTCAAGCCTATTCCTTTTCTTGGAGTGAATCTGCGCATAagttgtttagattaattaatagatactaataataatacaatatagaatatattaatataataaatctACTTCTTACATGCTCAAATACGCTCCAATTTCTCTCGCATCCAGATGCACTACAAGTTAGGCTTAGTACTTTGATGGCAAACTTTTGCAAGTTTGGAGTTTGATGTCCAAATTGCTTCCACCATTTaactatagaaaaatattttaaaaggtaATAAGTATACatcaaataaattaatttaaagttatAAGGATATCTATATTAAAGTTAGTTACCTGGCGACCTTATGTCTCTGTCTCTAACGGCCGCTTGTAAACCAAATAGGCCCTCTGCTTGTGAGTGCCTACCAAACTCCTCCCCTATTTGATCTATCGTCGCTGAATTAGGGACCAACTTCTCAAGACATGCATAGTATCCAATCCACACCTCTGAAGCCAAAGTTTCATCTCTAGTGTTCTTGTAAAATAATCCCGGGTTCAGAAGATGGCCTGCTGCATGCAAAGGTCGATGGAGTTGATTCTCCCTCCTGGTATCAATTATCTCAAAAACTTTCTCATATTTCCTAATATCTCCCTCAAATGACGCTGCAATAGTCTCTTTGGCTCTATCCATAGCTTCATAAAGATAGCCCATTGGTGGTTTTCTCTCCCCATCCACCATACGAAGCACCCTAATCAAAGGACCACCAACTTTAAGAGCCCGAACGACGTTATTCCAGAATGATAGAGAAATAAGAACTTTGGCAGTTTCTTTCTGCGCAACTTCCTTTGCATATCTATTATCTTTCCATTCATTTGAAAGAACTAGCCTTCTCAAGTTTTTCTTTTGCAAGTAAAAACTATGCAAAGTTAAGAAAGCCGTTGCAAATCTAGTCTTGGCCGGTCTCACCAAATTTCTTTCATTAGTGAATTTCCTtatcaaattcaacaacaacgATCTCTGACTGATGTAAGAATATACCCTGACAACCTTAGTGAAAACTGTAAAAGTAACAATAACAATTTTATAGTTAATACTTAATATGATAGGACATAAGTATAAATAAAGTTAAAGGCTTTGAAGATAACTATATTAAAGTTACCTGAAGCATATGGGTTTTCCTTGAATATGTCACCAAACATCAAGTTGATACAATGGGCAGCACATGGAGTCCAATAAATGTGTGGATACATAGCTTCATCATCCTACCCGCACTAACATTCTCACTAGCATTATCAGTAACAATTTGTACAacattttccttttcaattttatCAATAGTCTTTCTAAACAAGCTGTACATTTTGCTTCCATCCGTAGAAGAGTTGCTAGCATCGTGAGATTCAAGAAAAACACTCCCTCTTGGATAGTTCACCAACAcatttatgatcatttttccattccGTGCTGTccatttatccatcataatggaacatccaaacttgttccattcCACTTTATGCTCCTCAATAATTTGGTCTATCTTCTTCACCTCTTTTTAAGATGAGTTACTCTAACTTCATGATAGCTAGGAGGCTTCATTCCTGGGCCATATTGTCCTACGACCTCAATGAATTTATCAAAAGTTTTGTAGTTAACACAGTTGAAAGGAAGCCCTGCATCATACATCCATGCTGCAAAGGCACTTACGACGTGGtccctcaaaatcttcttggctTCTAAACCTGGACCTTCTTCAccttttcccttttcttgttGTTTTGCCGAGAAATAAAGATTGAGAGGACCTTTTGTCACTGTACGTGCCGTCGTGGATGACCTACTAGAACTATTTGAAGATATCTTATGAGTGTTGGGGGGAGGTCTCATTTCACCATCTTcatccatttcatcatcttcatcaattaGATTCACCGATGCTTCAAAATTCATTTGAGTTCTTGTCACATTTTTCTTATTAACAAACGCTTTTACTTCCTCCCTAACCTCGGGCGGACAAAGGGGACATTGTACTACATTTTTAAATCCACCTATCAATGTTGCTTGTGACGAGTTATCCCACCATGATATGTTTTTTCACAAAACACACATTTAATTGCGGATCTTGATGAGCCTTGTATAGCATAATTCCAAGCTATATCATTTCGTTTATTACTATCGGATGACGCCATTTCAACGTTGttttatagaaaaaaaattatcAAGTCAATATGCAATTAATTCTACTAAATAAGACTATAAGTCAATAATTGAAAAAAAGGCAAACAAAACAGGGCCTGAAAAAACAAAGCGTTTGTTAAGAGAAGAAGCAACCTTTGTTATTTTGCCAAAACAGGGCTTCGAAACAGCCTCTGTTATTTTGCCAAAACAGagccaaaaaaaaattaagagaagaagaaagaccTCTGTATTTTGCTCGAAAAATAGAGCACAAAAACAGACCTCTGTTTCTGTTCTTTTCGACAAAAAACAgaggaaaaaaatagaaagaagaaagaagaaagaagaaagtagaaagaagaaagaagaaagaagaagaagcataCCTGGTCTTTCAATGGTAGGAACCTCAAGCTTTCAAATGAAGAAGACCATGGCAGAACCCTAATCGCGAGTTCAGAACGTCAAAGAAGCTCTGTTGTTTTGTTCGAAGTTGAAGAAGCTCTGTTGTCAAGCCCTAATCGCGACCCTTTTTGTTAAGTCTTTGCCCTTTTTTTTTTAACGCTACGGTCGCTTCTCGCGACACTGTCGTCTCTCGCCACACAGGCAGAGGCGAGCGCTATTTTGAAACGCAACGCAACAGAGGGTCTATAGCGACATTGTCTCGCTTCGCCTCGCCTCACGCTATTTATAACGCTGGCTCAGTAAGCCGAGATTGAATCCTAAATAGATGTCAAATTGCGCAGTTATGGCCAGAAAGCATTTTTGGATCGTCTGGAGAAATGTGGAGTCTTTTTGAAATTCAATGAAGAAATGAGGAGTGGATCTCACTTGCGATAGGTTCATGTTGGTGTGAAATGCGTAGTGAAGCCATTACTAACGTCGACTGTGCTTGAGGTTGGGGATACAGCCTATAAAGGTTTCTGATATGAATTGAGTCAACAACATAAGTACAACCAGTATTGTCAAAGCGCGcaggcgcgcttaagccctgaagcgaggcttaaaacatgttga
It encodes the following:
- the LOC107818008 gene encoding protein ARABIDILLO 1, producing the protein MNRRVRRKLARRRQEKVDFAELGECLTLDERGIVDWTRLPDDTVLQLFSCLNYRDRASLSSTCRTWRTLGVSPSLWQVLDLRPHKCDSDAAVALAPRCRNLQKLRFRGAESADAIIQLQAKSLCEISGDYCRKITDATLSVIAARHESLESLQLGPDFCERISSDAIKAIAICCPQLRRLRLSGIREVDGDAINALARHCRNLMDIGLIDCLNVDELALGNVLSLRFLSVAGTTNMKWSLALQNWSKLPNLMGLDVSRTDIIPNAVLRLFSSSPCLKILCALYCPALEQDANFVSNNNHKGKLLLSFFTDIFKEVASLFADTTNKERNVFMEWRNLKTKDRKMDDVMNWLEWILSHSLLRIAESNPQGLDNFWLSQGAYLLLSLMRSAQEEVQERAATGLATFVVIDDENASIHSGRAEAVMRDGGIGLLLNLARSWREGLQTEAAKAIANLSVNANVAKAVAEEGGISILANLARSMNRLVAEEAAGGLWNLSVGEEHKAAIAEAGGVKALVDLIFKWSVTGGEGVLERAAGALANLAADDKCSMEVATVGGVHALVKLAQNCKSEGVQEQAARALANLAAHGDSNSNNAAVGQEAGALEALVQLTRSPHDGVRQEAAGALWNLSFDDRNREAIAAAGGVEALVALAHSCANASPGLQERAAGALWGLSVSEANSIAIGREGGVAPLIALARSDAEDVHETAAGALWNLAFNPGNAFRIVEEGGVPALVHLCSSSVSKMARFMAALALSYMFDGRMDEVALVGTSSDSTSKSVNLDGARRMALKNIEAFILAFSDPQAFSAAAASSAPAPLTQVTESARIHEAGHLRCSGAEIGRFVTMLRNSSSILKACAAFALLQFTIPGGRHAQHHVRLLQNTGASRILRAAAAAASAPIEAKIFARIVLRNLEHHHIESSN